The Devosia sp. YIM 151766 genome includes a region encoding these proteins:
- a CDS encoding cytochrome c oxidase assembly protein, with translation MDPASAFSFDMSYCGPPPTGDELWSRWNFEPVLLIVLALAALWGLLALRGAARSRQAAFAGAWIMASALFISPLCALSVALFSARVGHHVLLTMVVAPLLAWALPAAWGRRPRLLPALIVSTLALWLWHTPDLYAAAFSHPALYWAMQASLIASFAWLWLGLLRSGAPMSAGVVALSSAIQMGLLGALLVFAPAPLYLPHFGTTLAFGLASLDDQQLGGLIMWVPANLPLLALVLWRLLDALGPRREAAG, from the coding sequence ATGGACCCAGCGTCAGCCTTTTCCTTCGACATGAGCTATTGCGGCCCGCCGCCAACCGGGGATGAACTCTGGAGCCGGTGGAATTTCGAACCGGTGCTGCTGATCGTCCTCGCCCTCGCGGCGCTGTGGGGGCTTTTGGCCTTGCGGGGCGCGGCGCGCTCCCGGCAGGCGGCCTTTGCCGGTGCCTGGATCATGGCGTCGGCCTTGTTCATCTCGCCGCTCTGCGCCCTCAGCGTCGCGCTGTTTTCAGCGCGGGTCGGCCACCATGTGCTGCTGACCATGGTGGTGGCGCCGCTGCTGGCATGGGCGCTGCCGGCGGCATGGGGGCGGCGGCCGAGACTGCTGCCGGCGCTAATCGTTTCGACGCTGGCGCTGTGGCTGTGGCACACGCCCGATCTCTATGCCGCCGCCTTCAGCCATCCGGCGCTCTATTGGGCCATGCAGGCGAGCCTGATCGCCAGCTTTGCCTGGCTGTGGCTGGGCCTGCTGCGCAGCGGGGCGCCGATGAGCGCCGGCGTGGTGGCCCTGTCATCGGCGATCCAGATGGGACTGCTCGGGGCGCTGCTGGTCTTTGCTCCCGCCCCGCTCTACCTGCCGCATTTCGGCACGACGCTCGCCTTCGGCCTGGCGTCGCTGGACGACCAGCAATTGGGCGGGTTGATCATGTGGGTGCCGGCCAATCTGCCCTTGCTGGCGCTGGTGCTGTGGCGGCTGCTCGATGCGCTCGGGCCGCGCCGGGAGGCGGCGGGATGA
- a CDS encoding membrane-bound PQQ-dependent dehydrogenase, glucose/quinate/shikimate family, which yields MTAHVSTHTERKGFGFWWTMFIAALLVIFGLPIAAGGLWLIVLGGSWYYLPAGIGLLLTAYFLFRRDLNAVWVYLITFAGTLIWALWEAGFNGWAQVPRLLAPSVVLVLVLTTLPMLRGSIRRFGTGMAAAMITLVGALGAIAIANYSTEPSYAQDEVPPAEPEPETDVTAPETPPVPPDETGIEPEAPVGDELATEAEIVPDTARYVLFETGADWPAYGGTNHATRYSPLTQINRDNAGQLEQIWEFRTGDLPEGDEAFGNQNTPIKIGDRLYLCSALNKITALDAATGTQFWTYDPVVSADAIGYNASCRGLVYFEDPGADQGELCATRVVNLTHDARMIALDTETGQLCADFGNGGIVNLMEGIGDSAPGFYAPTSPPTLVRDVLVVGSQVSDGQTREAPSGVIRGYNAVTGGMDWAWDMGRPGETGLPPEGEIYTPGTPNVWTIASGDDELGLVYLPMGNSAVDYWGGDRSDEENTYSTAIVALDVETGAVAWHYQTVHYDIWDYDLGGQGTLVDFPGPDGPVPAIVMPSKQAQFYILDRATGEPLVDIEERPAPQGGVEPERLSPTQPFVTDFPNLLKPDLTEAQMWGATPLDQLWCRIQFRQAIYDGVYTPPTLDQPWIQFPGYNGGSDWGGVAIDPEKGIMIANYNNMPNYNQLVPREEVDALGILPITDPNYTPGAGSGSHGSISPQALTPYGIRVNAGWRVPYTGLLCKEPPYGGIAAIDINNREVLWDRPFGSARKNGPFGIPSMLPFEIGTPNNGGGVITASGLFFIGATTDDLFRAIDIETGEEVWQVELPAGGQAGPMTYEAGGRQIVVINAGGHDFMETPIGDYFIAYALPGGEPVAGEGAEQP from the coding sequence ATGACCGCGCATGTCTCGACACACACGGAACGGAAGGGCTTCGGCTTCTGGTGGACCATGTTCATCGCCGCATTGCTGGTGATCTTCGGTCTGCCCATCGCCGCCGGCGGCTTGTGGCTCATCGTTCTGGGCGGCTCCTGGTATTACCTGCCCGCCGGCATCGGTCTGTTGCTGACGGCTTATTTCCTTTTCCGCCGCGACCTCAATGCGGTCTGGGTCTATCTCATTACTTTTGCCGGTACGCTGATCTGGGCACTGTGGGAAGCCGGGTTCAATGGCTGGGCCCAGGTGCCCCGGCTGCTGGCGCCCAGCGTGGTGCTGGTTCTGGTGCTGACCACATTGCCGATGCTGCGCGGCTCCATCCGCCGCTTCGGCACCGGCATGGCTGCGGCGATGATCACCCTGGTCGGGGCATTGGGCGCCATTGCCATTGCCAATTACAGCACCGAGCCCAGCTATGCCCAGGACGAGGTGCCGCCGGCAGAACCGGAGCCGGAGACCGACGTGACGGCCCCGGAAACCCCGCCAGTGCCGCCTGACGAGACCGGCATCGAGCCGGAGGCGCCTGTGGGCGACGAACTGGCTACCGAAGCGGAAATCGTTCCCGATACCGCCCGTTATGTCCTGTTTGAAACCGGGGCGGACTGGCCGGCCTATGGCGGCACCAATCACGCCACGCGCTATTCGCCGCTGACGCAGATCAATCGCGACAATGCCGGCCAGCTCGAACAGATCTGGGAATTCCGCACCGGCGACCTGCCGGAGGGCGACGAAGCCTTCGGTAACCAGAACACCCCGATCAAGATCGGCGACCGGCTCTATCTCTGCTCGGCGCTCAACAAGATCACGGCGCTCGACGCGGCGACCGGCACGCAATTCTGGACCTATGACCCGGTCGTTTCCGCCGACGCCATCGGCTATAACGCCTCCTGCCGGGGGCTGGTCTATTTCGAGGACCCCGGTGCCGATCAGGGCGAGCTTTGCGCCACCCGCGTGGTCAACCTGACCCATGACGCGCGCATGATCGCCCTCGATACCGAGACCGGCCAGCTCTGCGCCGATTTCGGCAATGGCGGCATCGTCAACCTGATGGAAGGCATCGGCGACAGCGCCCCGGGCTTTTACGCCCCGACCTCGCCGCCCACTCTGGTGCGCGACGTGCTGGTGGTCGGCAGCCAGGTCAGCGACGGCCAGACCCGCGAAGCGCCCTCGGGCGTCATCCGTGGCTATAATGCGGTGACCGGCGGAATGGACTGGGCCTGGGATATGGGAAGGCCGGGCGAAACCGGATTGCCGCCGGAAGGCGAGATTTATACGCCGGGCACCCCCAATGTCTGGACTATCGCCTCGGGCGACGACGAGCTTGGCCTGGTCTATCTGCCCATGGGCAATTCGGCCGTGGATTATTGGGGCGGCGACCGCTCCGATGAGGAAAACACCTATTCCACGGCCATCGTGGCGCTGGACGTGGAGACCGGCGCCGTCGCCTGGCATTACCAGACCGTGCATTACGACATCTGGGACTATGATCTGGGCGGCCAGGGCACGCTGGTGGATTTCCCCGGTCCCGACGGACCGGTGCCGGCCATCGTCATGCCCTCCAAGCAGGCGCAATTCTATATTCTCGACCGTGCCACCGGCGAGCCGCTGGTCGATATCGAGGAACGCCCGGCCCCGCAGGGCGGCGTCGAGCCGGAGCGGCTGTCGCCGACCCAGCCCTTCGTCACCGATTTCCCCAATCTGTTGAAACCCGACCTGACCGAGGCGCAGATGTGGGGAGCGACGCCGCTCGACCAGCTCTGGTGCCGTATCCAGTTCCGCCAGGCCATCTATGACGGGGTCTATACGCCCCCGACCCTGGACCAGCCCTGGATTCAGTTCCCCGGCTATAATGGCGGCAGCGATTGGGGCGGGGTGGCCATCGATCCCGAAAAGGGCATCATGATCGCCAATTACAACAATATGCCCAATTACAACCAATTGGTGCCCCGCGAGGAAGTGGACGCCCTGGGCATCCTGCCGATCACCGACCCCAATTACACCCCCGGGGCCGGCTCGGGCTCGCATGGCTCGATCAGCCCGCAGGCGCTGACGCCCTATGGCATCCGCGTCAATGCCGGCTGGCGCGTGCCCTATACCGGTCTCTTGTGCAAGGAGCCGCCCTATGGGGGGATCGCGGCCATCGACATCAATAATCGCGAAGTGCTGTGGGACCGCCCCTTCGGCTCGGCCCGCAAGAACGGCCCGTTCGGCATTCCCTCCATGCTGCCGTTCGAGATCGGCACCCCGAACAATGGCGGCGGCGTCATCACCGCCTCGGGCCTGTTCTTCATCGGCGCCACCACCGACGACCTGTTCCGCGCCATCGATATCGAGACCGGCGAAGAAGTCTGGCAGGTGGAGCTGCCGGCGGGCGGCCAGGCCGGCCCCATGACCTATGAAGCGGGCGGTCGACAGATCGTGGTGATCAATGCCGGCGGCCACGATTTCATGGAAACCCCGATCGGCGACTATTTCATCGCCTATGCCCTGCCGGGCGGCGAGCCGGTGGCCGGCGAAGGAGCGGAGCAGCCCTGA
- a CDS encoding cold-shock protein: protein MATINGTVKFFNTTKGFGFITPENGGKDHFVHISAVQNSGVDGLYENDKVTYEVETGRDGRESAVNLTLVK, encoded by the coding sequence ATGGCCACCATCAACGGCACCGTTAAATTCTTCAACACCACCAAGGGCTTCGGCTTCATCACCCCTGAAAATGGCGGCAAGGACCATTTCGTCCACATCTCCGCCGTGCAGAATTCCGGCGTCGATGGTCTCTATGAGAACGACAAGGTCACCTATGAAGTGGAAACCGGCCGCGACGGTCGCGAGTCCGCTGTCAACCTGACCCTGGTCAAGTAA
- a CDS encoding DUF3817 domain-containing protein, whose amino-acid sequence MFRFFRHVALVEGVTTLALFLVAMPAKYWFDYPDLVPITGMVHGWAFVAYLLVMIVALRGKGFTGLEWTRTIIASFFPFGTFLNDPFLRRKEAGLRAAKAMPA is encoded by the coding sequence ATGTTCAGGTTCTTCCGCCATGTCGCCCTGGTCGAGGGCGTCACCACGCTCGCTCTGTTCCTCGTCGCCATGCCGGCCAAATATTGGTTCGACTATCCGGACCTGGTGCCGATCACCGGCATGGTGCATGGCTGGGCTTTCGTCGCCTATCTGCTGGTGATGATCGTGGCGTTGCGGGGCAAGGGCTTTACCGGCCTCGAATGGACACGCACGATCATCGCGTCATTCTTTCCGTTTGGAACCTTCCTCAACGACCCGTTCCTCAGGCGGAAAGAGGCCGGATTGCGGGCAGCTAAAGCGATGCCGGCCTGA
- a CDS encoding NADPH-dependent FMN reductase, translating into MTTTFKVGYFIGSLASASINRKLATALVRLAGPGFKMSEISFRDLPLYSYDYDEDYPAVARAFKQAIAEVDAVLFVTPEYNRALPGGLKNAIDWASRPWGENSFAHKPSAVIGASIGAIGTAVAQQNLRSVLSFCNSPQMNAPEAYIHFTPGLVTDEGEVTNEGTREFLANYMAEFHKFVARVYTTLPRGE; encoded by the coding sequence ATGACCACCACATTCAAAGTCGGATATTTCATCGGCAGCCTGGCCAGCGCCTCCATCAACCGCAAGCTCGCCACCGCTTTGGTGCGGCTGGCGGGCCCGGGCTTTAAGATGAGCGAAATTTCCTTCCGTGACCTGCCGCTCTATAGCTATGATTACGACGAGGATTATCCGGCCGTGGCCCGTGCCTTCAAGCAGGCCATCGCCGAGGTCGATGCGGTGCTGTTTGTGACCCCGGAATATAACCGGGCCCTGCCCGGCGGTTTGAAAAACGCCATCGATTGGGCCAGCCGCCCCTGGGGTGAGAATTCGTTCGCTCATAAGCCATCGGCGGTGATCGGCGCCTCTATCGGGGCGATCGGCACCGCCGTGGCGCAGCAGAATCTGCGCAGCGTGCTCAGCTTCTGTAACTCCCCGCAGATGAACGCGCCCGAAGCCTATATTCATTTCACCCCGGGTCTCGTCACCGACGAGGGCGAAGTGACCAATGAGGGAACGCGGGAATTCCTCGCCAATTACATGGCAGAATTCCATAAATTCGTCGCCAGGGTCTATACAACGCTGCCGCGGGGGGAATGA
- a CDS encoding DUF982 domain-containing protein — protein sequence MKFNSHIPIYILAAKPRLACFNNILEEVMGNKPFNRPVFLRLKQNQTGNYQARSAWEALEYLDRFWTGPRTGEYRRAKAMCRSALDNLVSAESARNYLIAAAERAGILDRRWKIDPANAPGKYRPAGKPFSALAATIA from the coding sequence TTGAAATTTAATAGCCACATTCCCATATATATTTTGGCGGCAAAACCCCGCCTCGCTTGTTTCAATAATATTTTGGAGGAAGTGATGGGAAACAAACCCTTCAATCGGCCGGTTTTCCTCCGGCTAAAACAAAACCAGACTGGCAATTATCAGGCGCGCAGTGCCTGGGAAGCCCTGGAATATCTTGATCGTTTCTGGACCGGGCCCAGAACCGGAGAATATAGGCGCGCCAAAGCCATGTGCCGGAGCGCCCTGGACAATCTGGTATCGGCCGAGTCGGCGCGCAATTACCTGATTGCCGCAGCCGAGCGGGCCGGCATTCTCGATCGCCGCTGGAAGATCGATCCCGCCAATGCCCCCGGCAAATATCGCCCGGCAGGCAAGCCGTTTTCAGCCCTCGCGGCCACCATCGCCTGA
- a CDS encoding DUF2171 domain-containing protein produces MVEAADIKEHAEVIGADGVHVGTVDRVEGDRIKLTKKDSGEGSHEGHHHYISIGLVAEVEGDKVRLSADGDVAVTFEEEQGGGAA; encoded by the coding sequence ATGGTCGAAGCGGCAGACATCAAGGAACATGCGGAAGTGATCGGCGCCGATGGCGTTCATGTCGGCACGGTCGATCGCGTCGAGGGCGACCGTATCAAGCTGACCAAAAAGGACAGCGGCGAGGGCTCCCACGAGGGCCACCACCACTATATTTCCATTGGTCTGGTGGCGGAAGTCGAAGGCGACAAGGTGCGCCTGTCGGCCGATGGCGATGTGGCCGTCACCTTCGAGGAGGAGCAGGGCGGCGGAGCGGCCTAG
- a CDS encoding aminoglycoside phosphotransferase family protein yields MMNQSPVETALSRALIRWSLTKATPVAETPRNWIFRVEQNGRNFAALKILKPVVAEEEGRGARLLQYYAGDGAATVFDIHGDTIFMEWLDGGTLGDPVRAGRDEEGTIAIATIVTNLHRPRPDYPEGLMPLRQRFEALFSTDVRAWPHTARDLYARSAGIALQLFDKPMPEIPLHGDLHHDNIMSSDRGWLAIDPKGLIGDPHYELANAFRNPFGATKLAADPKRINAMADIFSARLGLNRKRLLGFAAAHSGLSACWDLAAGNSITVDLAILPNLLSAYDQA; encoded by the coding sequence ATGATGAATCAGTCTCCCGTCGAAACGGCGTTGAGCCGCGCTTTGATCCGCTGGTCGTTGACCAAAGCCACCCCCGTGGCGGAAACGCCGCGCAACTGGATTTTCCGGGTGGAACAGAATGGCCGCAATTTCGCCGCCCTAAAAATCCTCAAGCCCGTCGTGGCCGAGGAAGAGGGCAGGGGCGCGCGCCTGCTGCAATATTATGCCGGCGACGGCGCCGCCACCGTCTTCGACATTCATGGCGATACCATTTTCATGGAATGGCTCGATGGCGGAACATTGGGCGATCCGGTCCGCGCCGGCCGCGATGAAGAGGGCACTATCGCCATTGCCACGATCGTGACCAATCTTCATCGGCCGCGCCCCGATTATCCCGAGGGGTTGATGCCGCTGCGCCAGCGTTTCGAAGCGCTGTTCTCTACCGATGTCCGCGCCTGGCCGCATACGGCGCGCGATCTCTATGCCCGCTCCGCCGGCATCGCGCTCCAGCTTTTCGACAAGCCCATGCCGGAAATTCCCCTGCATGGCGATTTGCACCACGACAATATCATGTCCTCCGATCGCGGCTGGCTCGCCATCGACCCCAAGGGGCTGATCGGCGACCCGCATTACGAACTCGCCAATGCGTTTCGCAATCCTTTCGGCGCCACCAAGCTGGCGGCCGATCCGAAACGCATCAATGCCATGGCCGATATCTTCTCGGCCCGGCTCGGGCTCAATCGCAAGCGCCTTCTCGGCTTCGCCGCCGCCCATTCGGGCCTTTCGGCCTGCTGGGACCTGGCGGCCGGCAATTCGATCACCGTCGATCTGGCAATACTCCCCAATCTCCTCAGCGCTTACGATCAGGCCTGA
- a CDS encoding CAP domain-containing protein: protein MSHYSRRTFLFLGAASLLAACSSTMPSLPAKISDRPEDLTREQIVATINTVRRANGEGAWTYNAALEAAARSQARLMARQDRLSHDLGVTLRARVTESGYLLAVGENLAKGYNTLPETIDGWLNSQGHRNTLLSPKFVEFGLAFARTSSGKLYWALIAGGPFEAWQA from the coding sequence ATGTCGCATTATTCCCGCCGGACTTTCCTGTTCCTGGGCGCCGCCTCGCTGCTCGCGGCCTGCTCATCGACCATGCCGTCCCTGCCGGCCAAGATATCGGACCGCCCCGAAGACCTGACGCGCGAGCAGATCGTCGCCACTATCAACACGGTGCGCCGAGCCAATGGTGAAGGAGCCTGGACATATAACGCTGCACTGGAAGCCGCCGCCCGCTCCCAGGCGCGACTCATGGCTCGGCAGGATCGGCTCAGCCACGATCTCGGCGTCACTTTGCGGGCCCGCGTCACCGAGAGCGGATATCTGCTGGCGGTGGGCGAGAACCTTGCCAAGGGTTATAACACCCTGCCGGAAACCATCGATGGCTGGCTGAATTCGCAGGGCCATCGCAATACGCTGCTATCGCCCAAATTCGTCGAATTCGGCCTCGCCTTTGCCCGCACCAGTTCCGGCAAGCTCTATTGGGCGCTGATCGCCGGCGGCCCCTTCGAGGCATGGCAGGCCTGA
- a CDS encoding GH1 family beta-glucosidase, protein MFSFDRRDFGPDFTFGVATAAYQIEGGQGHGRGQSIWDTFSATPGNVHNGDTGLQACNHYELWPQDLDLIRDGGFDAYRFSFAWPRLIPEGTGAVNQEGVDFYDRLLDGMLERGIKPYATLYHWDLPSTLQDRGGWMNRDIAHWFGDYATLVADKFGDRLAATATINEPWCVAFLSHYLGIHAPGYRDLRAAAHAMHHVLFAHGTAIDALRASGAKNLGIVLNLEKSEPFSDKPEDMQACDMGDALFNRFYLGGVLKGQYPEVVTNWLADYLPENYQADMEVVSRPLDWLGINYYTRGIYKAGEAGGPAIQQVKGDLEKTDIGWEIYPKGLSDLLVRVSSEYTKIPLYVTENGMAEVEGDDDPRRVQYYDDHLKAVLAARELGADIRGYFAWSLLDNYEWAEGYNKRFGLVHVDYETQKRTPKASYRSFQGLLHNTR, encoded by the coding sequence ATGTTCTCGTTTGATCGCCGGGATTTCGGTCCCGACTTCACCTTTGGCGTGGCCACCGCCGCCTATCAGATCGAAGGCGGGCAGGGTCATGGCCGCGGCCAGTCGATCTGGGACACGTTTTCGGCGACACCGGGCAATGTGCACAATGGCGATACCGGGCTGCAGGCCTGCAATCATTACGAGCTCTGGCCGCAGGATCTCGACCTGATCCGCGATGGCGGTTTCGATGCCTATCGTTTCTCCTTCGCCTGGCCGCGCCTCATTCCCGAGGGCACCGGCGCCGTCAACCAGGAAGGCGTGGACTTTTACGACCGCCTGCTCGACGGGATGCTGGAACGCGGCATCAAGCCCTATGCCACGCTCTATCACTGGGACCTGCCCTCGACCCTGCAGGATCGCGGCGGCTGGATGAACCGCGACATTGCCCATTGGTTCGGCGATTACGCGACATTGGTTGCCGACAAGTTCGGTGACCGCCTGGCCGCCACCGCCACCATAAACGAGCCCTGGTGCGTCGCTTTTCTCAGCCATTATCTGGGCATCCATGCCCCCGGCTATCGCGATCTGCGCGCCGCCGCCCACGCCATGCACCATGTGCTGTTCGCCCATGGCACCGCCATCGACGCGCTGCGGGCTTCGGGCGCCAAAAATCTCGGCATCGTGCTCAACCTGGAGAAATCCGAGCCCTTTTCGGACAAGCCGGAAGACATGCAGGCCTGCGACATGGGCGATGCCTTGTTCAATCGCTTTTATCTGGGCGGCGTGCTGAAAGGCCAATATCCCGAAGTGGTGACCAATTGGCTGGCCGACTACCTTCCGGAAAATTATCAGGCCGATATGGAAGTGGTTTCCCGTCCGCTCGACTGGCTGGGCATCAATTATTATACCCGCGGCATCTACAAGGCCGGCGAAGCCGGTGGCCCGGCGATCCAGCAGGTCAAGGGCGACCTCGAAAAGACCGATATCGGCTGGGAAATCTACCCCAAGGGCCTTTCGGATCTGCTGGTCCGGGTCTCCAGTGAATATACCAAGATCCCGCTTTATGTGACCGAGAACGGCATGGCCGAGGTCGAGGGCGACGACGATCCGCGCCGGGTGCAATATTACGACGACCACCTGAAAGCGGTGCTTGCCGCCCGCGAATTGGGGGCCGACATTCGCGGCTATTTCGCCTGGTCGCTGCTCGACAATTATGAATGGGCCGAAGGCTATAACAAGCGCTTTGGCCTGGTTCATGTCGATTATGAAACGCAGAAGCGCACGCCCAAGGCCAGCTATCGCTCCTTCCAGGGCCTGCTGCACAATACGCGGTAA
- a CDS encoding Mrp/NBP35 family ATP-binding protein, producing MADTELATQIKAALAGVEIPGGGDLATYAGLSEIIVTPGAVAFAIAVATGMEAAFGPARDEAHKLAQDLAGSRKVMVSITAEKSPAPKFGHGSAAPQGKTRVAGVKRIIAVGSGKGGVGKSTTSVNLALALAAEGLRVGVLDADLYGPSVPKLLGIEGKPAIRDDGIFTPHEAYGLKVMSIGSMLVPGQAVVWRGPMATSGLRQLLRETDWGGLDVLVIDLPPGTGDIHIALFQQTIIDGVVIVSTPQDLALIDAQKAIDMLRRMSVPVLGLIENMSYFIAPDTGHRYDIFGSGGAEKAAGTLGIDFLGPIPLVMSIRENSDAGAPPMATMPEGREATAYRAIARNVLRRIP from the coding sequence ATGGCCGATACCGAACTCGCCACCCAGATCAAAGCCGCTCTTGCCGGGGTCGAAATTCCCGGCGGCGGCGACCTTGCCACTTATGCTGGTCTCTCGGAGATCATCGTCACCCCGGGCGCCGTCGCCTTCGCCATTGCCGTGGCCACCGGCATGGAGGCGGCTTTCGGGCCGGCCCGGGACGAGGCGCACAAGCTTGCCCAGGACCTGGCCGGCTCCCGCAAGGTGATGGTCTCGATCACCGCCGAAAAATCTCCTGCGCCGAAATTCGGCCACGGATCGGCGGCGCCGCAGGGCAAGACCCGCGTGGCCGGCGTCAAGCGCATCATCGCGGTGGGCTCGGGCAAGGGCGGGGTCGGCAAGTCGACCACTTCGGTGAACCTCGCTCTGGCCCTGGCGGCGGAAGGTCTGCGCGTCGGCGTCCTGGACGCCGATCTCTACGGCCCTTCCGTGCCGAAATTGCTGGGCATCGAGGGCAAGCCGGCAATCCGCGACGACGGTATTTTCACGCCGCACGAGGCCTATGGGCTCAAAGTCATGTCCATCGGCTCCATGCTGGTTCCGGGTCAGGCCGTGGTGTGGCGCGGCCCGATGGCCACGTCCGGCCTGCGCCAGCTGCTGCGCGAAACCGATTGGGGCGGGCTCGACGTGCTGGTCATCGACCTGCCGCCGGGCACCGGCGATATCCATATCGCATTGTTCCAGCAGACGATTATCGATGGCGTCGTCATCGTCTCCACCCCGCAGGACCTGGCCCTGATCGATGCGCAAAAGGCCATCGACATGCTGCGCCGCATGTCGGTTCCGGTGCTGGGGCTCATTGAAAACATGAGCTATTTCATCGCCCCCGATACCGGCCACCGCTATGACATTTTCGGTTCGGGCGGCGCCGAAAAGGCCGCCGGTACGCTGGGCATCGACTTCCTCGGCCCCATTCCCCTGGTCATGTCCATTCGTGAAAATTCCGATGCCGGCGCCCCGCCCATGGCGACGATGCCGGAGGGCCGGGAAGCGACGGCCTATCGGGCCATTGCCCGGAATGTCCTGCGCCGCATCCCATAA
- the fsa gene encoding fructose-6-phosphate aldolase, with protein sequence MKFFVDTADTAAIQELHDAGLVNGVTTNPSLIAKSGRDFKEVIKEICAITPDPVSAEVASLEYDGMVAEGEVLAKIASNVVVKLPLTLAGLKATKHFKDAGVKTNVTLCFSANQALLAAKAGATYISPFIGRLDDINLDGMELIENIRTIYDNYQFETQILAASIRSANHVTLAALAGADVATIPPDVIKKLALHPLTDKGIEGFLKDWAGTGQSIL encoded by the coding sequence ATGAAGTTCTTTGTCGATACTGCAGATACCGCCGCCATCCAGGAACTCCACGATGCCGGCCTCGTCAACGGGGTGACCACCAATCCGTCGCTGATCGCCAAATCCGGCCGCGACTTCAAGGAAGTCATCAAGGAAATCTGCGCGATCACCCCCGACCCGGTCTCGGCCGAAGTCGCCAGCCTCGAATATGACGGCATGGTCGCCGAGGGCGAGGTCCTGGCCAAGATCGCCTCCAATGTGGTCGTCAAGCTGCCCCTGACCCTGGCCGGCCTCAAGGCCACCAAGCACTTCAAGGATGCCGGCGTCAAAACCAATGTGACGCTCTGCTTTTCGGCCAATCAGGCGCTGCTCGCCGCCAAGGCCGGCGCGACCTATATCTCGCCCTTTATCGGCCGCCTCGACGACATCAATCTCGATGGCATGGAGCTGATCGAGAACATCCGCACCATCTACGACAATTACCAGTTCGAGACGCAGATTCTGGCGGCCTCGATCCGCTCGGCCAACCACGTCACCCTGGCGGCCCTCGCCGGCGCGGACGTCGCCACCATCCCGCCCGACGTCATCAAGAAGCTGGCCCTGCACCCGCTGACCGACAAGGGCATTGAAGGCTTCCTCAAGGATTGGGCCGGCACCGGCCAGTCGATCCTCTAG